Proteins encoded in a region of the Clostridium beijerinckii genome:
- a CDS encoding desulfoferrodoxin produces the protein MTELKQVYKCEVCGNIVEVVHNAGGTLVCCNQPMKLKAENTTDGATEKHVPVIEKVEGGVLVKVGSVEHPMLDNHYIEWIEIHTESNVYKKFLKPGEKPEAFFKVDEPVLFAREYCNLHGLWAEKNS, from the coding sequence ATGACTGAATTAAAACAAGTTTATAAATGTGAAGTTTGTGGTAATATTGTGGAGGTTGTTCATAATGCTGGAGGTACACTAGTATGTTGTAATCAGCCAATGAAGCTTAAAGCTGAAAATACTACTGATGGAGCAACAGAAAAGCACGTTCCTGTAATTGAAAAAGTTGAAGGTGGAGTTTTAGTAAAGGTAGGCTCTGTAGAACATCCTATGCTTGATAATCACTATATAGAATGGATTGAAATTCATACTGAAAGTAACGTATATAAAAAATTCTTAAAACCTGGTGAAAAGCCTGAGGCTTTCTTTAAGGTAGATGAACCTGTCCTTTTTGCTAGAGAATATTGCAACTTACATGGTTTGTGGGCTGAAAAAAATTCTTAA
- a CDS encoding MaoC family dehydratase gives MKGLTIKELKIGDKASFQKTITETDVYLYAGITGDLNPAHINQVESEKTMFQGRIAHGMLTAGLVSAVLGMQLPGPGSIYLGQELKFTAPVKIGDTIKAEVEVIERIEDKNRIKLSTTCTNQDGVEVLKGIATIMPPK, from the coding sequence GTGAAAGGATTAACTATAAAGGAATTAAAGATTGGAGATAAGGCATCTTTTCAAAAGACTATTACAGAAACTGATGTATATTTATATGCTGGAATAACAGGAGATTTAAATCCAGCACATATAAATCAAGTTGAATCAGAAAAAACAATGTTTCAAGGTAGAATCGCTCATGGAATGTTAACTGCTGGTTTAGTATCTGCAGTATTAGGAATGCAATTGCCAGGGCCAGGTTCAATTTATCTTGGACAAGAATTAAAATTTACGGCGCCAGTAAAAATAGGAGATACAATTAAGGCTGAAGTGGAAGTAATAGAAAGAATTGAAGATAAAAATAGAATAAAATTAAGTACTACATGTACAAATCAAGATGGTGTTGAAGTGCTTAAAGGCATAGCAACAATAATGCCTCCTAAATAA
- a CDS encoding acyl CoA:acetate/3-ketoacid CoA transferase, which translates to MNKIMSVEQAIALIKSGDTVAFGGFIGAGHAEGVSKKLKEIYLEQGAPNNLTLVYAAGQGDGKEKGLNHLGQEGLLSKVIGGHWGLAPKIQKLAIENKIKAYNLPQGVISSLYRDIAAGKPGTITHVGLKTFVDPRVEGGKLNECTTEDIVKVIEIDNKEYLYYKAFPIDVAVLRATYADEDGNATLQKEAATLDGLSMAQAAKNSGGKVILQVEKIVSKGTLDPKLVKIPGILVDSIVVANSEDHMQTFAEVFNPAYSGEIRMPADSIKCLSMDERKIIARRCAMELIPNAVTNLGIGMPEGISMVANEEGIGDTMRLTIESGPIGGIPAGGLSFGAAINPDSIIDQSSQFDFYDGGGLDVAFLGLAQCDEKGNINVSKFGPKIAGCGGFINITQNSKKVIFCGTFTAGGLKINVADGRLVIENEGRSKKFIKNVEQITFSGDYARDVNQPVLYITERAVFRLTKDGVTLEEIAPGVDLQKDIIDQMDFKPIISKELKIMDERIFKDKPMKLK; encoded by the coding sequence ATGAACAAGATAATGTCGGTAGAACAAGCAATCGCCTTAATCAAAAGTGGAGACACAGTTGCATTTGGTGGATTTATAGGTGCTGGGCATGCAGAAGGGGTTTCTAAGAAGCTTAAGGAAATATACTTAGAACAAGGTGCCCCTAATAATTTAACTCTTGTTTATGCAGCGGGACAAGGAGATGGTAAAGAAAAAGGTTTGAATCATTTAGGACAAGAAGGCCTTCTTTCAAAGGTAATAGGTGGTCATTGGGGATTAGCTCCTAAGATCCAAAAACTCGCAATTGAAAACAAAATAAAGGCTTACAATCTTCCACAAGGAGTAATATCTAGTCTTTATAGAGATATTGCGGCAGGTAAACCAGGTACAATTACTCATGTTGGTTTAAAGACTTTCGTAGATCCAAGAGTTGAGGGAGGAAAATTAAATGAATGTACAACAGAGGATATTGTAAAGGTTATTGAAATTGATAATAAAGAATATCTCTACTACAAAGCTTTTCCTATAGATGTAGCTGTATTAAGAGCAACATATGCAGATGAAGATGGAAATGCAACTCTTCAAAAGGAAGCAGCAACACTGGATGGTTTATCTATGGCACAGGCAGCAAAAAATTCTGGTGGAAAAGTAATTCTTCAGGTTGAGAAAATAGTCTCTAAGGGAACTTTAGATCCAAAGCTTGTAAAAATCCCTGGAATACTTGTAGATTCTATAGTTGTAGCTAATAGTGAAGACCATATGCAGACATTTGCTGAAGTATTTAATCCTGCTTATAGTGGAGAAATAAGAATGCCGGCAGATTCTATCAAATGTCTTTCAATGGATGAGAGAAAAATAATAGCAAGGCGTTGTGCAATGGAACTCATACCAAATGCAGTAACTAATCTTGGCATAGGTATGCCAGAGGGGATTTCAATGGTTGCCAATGAAGAAGGAATAGGAGATACAATGAGATTAACTATTGAATCAGGCCCGATTGGTGGAATCCCAGCAGGAGGTTTAAGTTTTGGTGCAGCTATAAATCCAGATAGCATTATAGATCAGTCATCTCAATTTGATTTTTATGATGGCGGTGGCTTAGATGTAGCATTTTTAGGACTAGCTCAATGCGATGAAAAAGGCAATATAAATGTAAGTAAATTTGGTCCTAAGATAGCTGGATGTGGAGGATTTATAAATATAACTCAAAATTCAAAAAAGGTTATATTCTGTGGCACATTTACAGCCGGAGGACTTAAAATTAATGTTGCTGATGGTAGGCTAGTAATCGAAAATGAGGGAAGGTCAAAGAAGTTTATTAAGAATGTTGAACAAATCACATTCAGTGGAGATTACGCTAGAGATGTGAATCAACCGGTATTATATATAACTGAAAGAGCAGTTTTCAGATTAACAAAAGATGGAGTTACATTAGAAGAAATAGCTCCAGGAGTAGACTTACAAAAGGATATTATTGATCAAATGGACTTTAAGCCAATAATATCAAAGGAATTGAAAATAATGGATGAAAGAATTTTTAAAGATAAGCCTATGAAGTTGAAGTAA
- a CDS encoding glycoside hydrolase family 18 protein, producing the protein MVGYIHGATTNVNPNKLTHINYAFGSIINSSIFIPDDQNLMNLVSLKSQNPKLMVILSIGGWGAEGFSDAAYLESSRNSFANSCLDIVNNYGIDGIDLDWEYPVSDSCNLIKCTPKDKENFTLLLKSIRNKIGTNKILSIAAGADKFYINNVEINEIVNICDYINLMTYDFGYNAHNANLYPTSSPYGSGFSCDESVNIFLQAGVPAMKINLGIPFYGYHGHEYLSYGNLLENYINKNGWTRYWDYEAKAAYLKNDDSFITYEDEESIEYKIKYIKSKGLGGAMFWEYNQDYNGILLNKLWTGLNE; encoded by the coding sequence ATAGTAGGATATATACACGGTGCCACTACCAATGTAAATCCTAACAAATTAACTCATATTAATTACGCTTTTGGAAGTATTATAAACAGTTCAATTTTCATTCCTGATGATCAAAATTTAATGAATTTGGTATCATTAAAATCTCAAAATCCCAAATTAATGGTCATTCTTTCAATAGGTGGTTGGGGAGCTGAAGGCTTTTCCGATGCAGCCTATTTAGAATCCTCACGGAATAGTTTTGCAAATAGCTGTCTGGATATCGTAAATAACTATGGTATAGATGGAATAGACCTTGATTGGGAATATCCTGTTAGCGACTCTTGTAACCTAATTAAATGTACTCCTAAAGATAAAGAAAATTTCACGCTTTTACTTAAATCTATACGTAACAAAATTGGAACGAATAAAATACTCAGTATTGCAGCTGGAGCAGATAAATTTTACATTAATAATGTTGAAATTAATGAAATAGTAAATATCTGCGATTATATAAATTTAATGACTTATGACTTTGGTTATAATGCTCATAATGCAAATCTTTATCCAACTTCTTCCCCCTATGGATCAGGTTTTAGCTGTGATGAATCAGTAAACATATTTTTGCAGGCAGGTGTTCCGGCTATGAAAATTAATTTAGGTATTCCTTTTTATGGGTATCATGGTCATGAATATCTTTCATATGGAAATCTACTTGAAAATTATATAAATAAAAATGGTTGGACTAGATACTGGGATTATGAAGCAAAAGCCGCTTATTTAAAAAATGATGATTCATTTATTACTTATGAGGATGAAGAATCAATTGAGTATAAAATTAAGTATATAAAATCAAAAGGTCTTGGCGGCGCAATGTTCTGGGAATATAATCAAGATTACAATGGTATTCTTCTAAATAAATTATGGACAGGTTTAAACGAATAA
- a CDS encoding GntP family permease, producing the protein MAVIGILLSLALLMFMAYKGFSVIVFAPIFAIMAAIFSGMAIMPTYTEIFLPNLGNYVKVYFPFFLLGAVFGKVMEQSGAAKSIAKFIVDKLGKKRAMLSVILAAAILTYGGVSLFVVAFAVYPFAASIFKEADIPKRLVPATIAVGAFTFTMDALPGTPQIQNSIPMKFFNTDLYAAPIFGTLGAIMVLVCGVSYLEWCKRKAQAKGEGYGTNHKQEPVIVEDSSLPNPFISALPLASVLIVTLVLQKVVFPKWDIVSWVTKAPYNIPEAGVVGSMNNWALMIALVIGITLAVSINPKRMKGNFAAAINAGAIGSLLAVMNTASEVGFGNVIKTLPGFQSIAHALTNINPDGSPLLSEAVTVNVLSGVTGSASGGMSIALDTFGKQYLTWANSVGIDPQLLHRVAAMASGGMDTLPHNGAVITLLGIAGLTHKQSYKDIFVITCIKTGTVFALIALQSIIHFV; encoded by the coding sequence ATGGCAGTTATAGGAATTTTATTAAGCTTAGCACTTTTAATGTTTATGGCCTATAAGGGGTTCTCAGTTATTGTTTTCGCACCTATATTTGCGATTATGGCAGCTATATTTTCAGGAATGGCGATTATGCCAACTTATACGGAAATATTCTTACCTAACTTGGGTAACTATGTAAAAGTTTACTTTCCATTCTTCTTACTAGGTGCAGTATTTGGTAAGGTTATGGAGCAATCTGGTGCAGCAAAATCAATAGCAAAATTTATAGTAGATAAATTAGGAAAAAAACGAGCTATGCTATCTGTAATATTAGCAGCAGCTATACTAACTTATGGTGGAGTAAGTCTTTTCGTTGTAGCATTTGCTGTTTATCCATTTGCAGCTTCTATATTTAAAGAAGCAGATATACCAAAGAGACTTGTCCCTGCAACTATTGCTGTTGGTGCTTTCACATTCACAATGGATGCGCTTCCAGGAACACCTCAAATTCAAAACTCTATACCAATGAAATTCTTTAACACAGATTTATATGCAGCTCCTATATTTGGAACTCTAGGTGCAATTATGGTTTTAGTTTGTGGTGTATCTTACTTAGAATGGTGCAAACGCAAAGCTCAGGCAAAAGGAGAAGGATATGGAACAAACCATAAGCAAGAGCCTGTAATTGTTGAAGACAGCAGCTTGCCGAATCCATTTATATCAGCATTACCATTAGCATCGGTACTTATAGTGACTCTAGTTCTTCAAAAAGTTGTATTTCCTAAATGGGATATCGTTTCTTGGGTAACTAAAGCTCCATACAACATACCGGAAGCTGGTGTTGTAGGTTCAATGAATAACTGGGCTCTTATGATTGCACTTGTAATTGGTATTACTCTTGCAGTATCAATTAACCCAAAACGTATGAAAGGAAACTTTGCTGCAGCAATCAATGCTGGTGCAATTGGATCACTTTTAGCAGTTATGAACACAGCATCAGAAGTAGGATTCGGTAATGTTATCAAAACTTTACCAGGATTTCAATCTATAGCTCATGCTTTAACTAATATTAACCCAGATGGAAGCCCATTACTTTCAGAGGCAGTTACAGTAAATGTTCTTTCAGGAGTTACAGGTTCTGCTTCAGGAGGAATGAGTATAGCACTTGACACTTTTGGAAAACAATATTTAACTTGGGCAAATAGTGTTGGAATAGATCCACAATTACTTCACCGTGTTGCTGCTATGGCTTCAGGTGGTATGGATACATTACCTCATAATGGTGCAGTTATAACATTACTTGGAATTGCAGGATTAACTCATAAACAATCATATAAAGATATATTTGTAATCACTTGTATAAAGACAGGAACTGTATTTGCATTGATAGCATTACAAAGCATAATACATTTTGTTTAA
- a CDS encoding sigma 54-interacting transcriptional regulator, whose amino-acid sequence MSNKPLFKNYISKLEVILDNMFNAIIAVDSNDKILFINEAASILFDIDSKGGLGKNINEIMPEPDIEYFLSTKKEEIKRPIVVNELNLILSIIPFGENTDTQRSMLIFSNVTNYNQLIHKLEEERDSKEILNTVIETAYDGMIIIDKQGIVTMISNAYTEFLGIKREDAIGRHVNEVIENTRMPIVLETGKEEVAQLHKIKGSYMIASRIPIVKNGEIIGVVGKVLFRNVKELNSLYKRISVIEKELATYKSKLREFNKANYSLENIIGDSEPIVMAKAIVEKAAHTNSNVLILGESGTGKEIFAHAIHSESNRHEGPFVKVNCAAIPSDLLESELFGYEAGAFTGAKKEGKIGKFEIANEGTIFLDEIGDMPLHMQVKLLRVIQEREVEKVGGVASKKINIRIIAATNRNLERLVEEGKFREDLYYRLNVVTIEIPPLRERGNDIILISNHLIKKLSVDLDKKVKGISKEAEQYLKIYEWKGNVRELENILERAINIMENSEIIQVKDLPKEITGKKVSMVPKKLQDILAESEKNAIILALRAADGNKTKAAKILDIGRTSLYEKIEKYKIQT is encoded by the coding sequence ATGAGCAACAAACCATTATTCAAAAATTATATTAGTAAGCTTGAAGTAATATTAGATAATATGTTTAATGCAATAATTGCAGTTGATAGTAACGATAAAATACTTTTTATTAATGAAGCAGCTAGTATTCTTTTTGACATAGATAGTAAAGGTGGTTTAGGCAAGAATATTAACGAAATAATGCCAGAGCCAGATATAGAATACTTTCTGTCAACTAAAAAAGAGGAAATTAAAAGGCCAATAGTAGTTAATGAATTGAATTTGATCTTGAGTATTATACCTTTTGGAGAAAATACTGATACCCAGAGATCGATGCTGATTTTTAGTAATGTGACAAATTATAATCAGTTAATTCATAAGCTTGAGGAAGAGAGAGATAGCAAAGAAATACTAAATACTGTGATTGAAACTGCTTATGATGGAATGATTATCATTGATAAGCAGGGGATAGTTACTATGATCAGTAATGCCTATACAGAATTTTTAGGGATTAAGAGAGAGGATGCTATCGGCAGGCATGTAAATGAAGTGATAGAAAATACTAGAATGCCAATAGTATTAGAAACTGGAAAAGAAGAAGTAGCGCAACTTCATAAGATAAAAGGAAGCTATATGATAGCGTCAAGAATACCAATAGTAAAAAATGGAGAAATTATTGGGGTAGTGGGGAAGGTCTTATTTAGAAATGTAAAAGAATTAAATAGCCTTTATAAACGAATAAGCGTTATAGAAAAGGAATTAGCTACTTATAAATCAAAGCTTAGAGAATTCAATAAAGCAAATTATTCTCTTGAAAATATTATAGGTGATAGTGAACCTATTGTTATGGCTAAAGCTATAGTTGAAAAAGCTGCTCATACAAATTCAAATGTTCTCATTTTAGGGGAAAGCGGTACAGGTAAAGAAATCTTTGCACATGCAATACATTCAGAAAGTAATAGACATGAAGGGCCATTTGTTAAGGTTAATTGTGCAGCAATTCCAAGTGATTTACTTGAATCAGAATTATTTGGCTATGAAGCAGGAGCTTTTACAGGTGCCAAAAAAGAAGGTAAGATAGGAAAATTCGAGATTGCAAATGAAGGTACTATATTTCTAGATGAGATTGGAGATATGCCTCTCCATATGCAGGTAAAGCTATTAAGAGTTATTCAAGAAAGAGAAGTTGAAAAAGTTGGTGGCGTAGCTAGTAAAAAGATTAATATTAGAATAATTGCTGCAACAAATAGGAATCTTGAAAGATTAGTTGAAGAAGGTAAGTTTCGTGAAGATTTATATTATAGACTTAATGTCGTGACAATTGAAATTCCACCTTTAAGAGAAAGGGGAAACGATATAATACTTATTTCTAATCATTTAATAAAAAAGCTTTCAGTTGATTTAGATAAGAAGGTTAAAGGAATCTCTAAGGAGGCTGAACAATATCTTAAAATTTATGAATGGAAGGGTAATGTAAGAGAATTAGAAAATATATTAGAGCGGGCTATAAACATTATGGAGAACAGTGAGATTATTCAAGTAAAAGATTTACCGAAAGAGATCACAGGAAAAAAGGTTTCAATGGTTCCTAAGAAGCTTCAAGATATTCTTGCTGAAAGTGAAAAAAATGCTATTATTCTTGCCCTTAGGGCTGCGGATGGTAATAAAACTAAGGCAGCAAAAATTCTTGATATAGGGCGTACTAGTTTATATGAGAAAATAGAAAAATATAAAATACAAACATAG